The following proteins are encoded in a genomic region of Protaetiibacter sp. SSC-01:
- a CDS encoding GntR family transcriptional regulator — MPIPSDRARVDRTLLRDDVLGTLRAAIIDGTFAPGEQLRDGELAEWLGCSRTPVREALLQLARSGLVIARPGRSTVVSTLDLERVREARDVVASMHALAVRTAVPLLASDDIAEMRAANDAFEAAIAAHDTDAALAADERLHGVPVRVAGNRILETVLDQFAPLIERAVRLRFDSPEGWGSLARHAELIDLIEAGDAEAAAALAQETWSSLFPGENPDDEGSRTPH; from the coding sequence ATGCCGATCCCGAGCGACCGAGCCCGCGTCGACCGCACCCTGCTGCGCGACGACGTTCTCGGCACCCTCCGCGCTGCGATCATCGACGGCACCTTCGCGCCCGGCGAGCAGCTGCGCGACGGCGAACTCGCCGAGTGGCTCGGGTGCAGCCGCACGCCTGTGCGCGAGGCGCTCCTGCAGCTCGCGCGCAGCGGCCTCGTCATCGCGCGGCCCGGTCGCTCGACGGTCGTCAGCACGCTCGACCTCGAGCGCGTGCGCGAGGCGCGCGACGTCGTGGCGTCGATGCACGCGCTCGCCGTGCGCACCGCGGTGCCGCTTCTCGCATCCGACGACATCGCCGAGATGCGCGCCGCGAACGACGCCTTCGAGGCCGCCATCGCGGCGCACGACACGGATGCCGCCCTCGCCGCCGACGAGCGACTGCACGGCGTGCCCGTGCGCGTCGCCGGCAACCGCATCCTCGAGACCGTGCTCGACCAGTTCGCGCCGCTCATCGAGCGTGCCGTGCGCCTGCGCTTCGACTCACCCGAGGGCTGGGGCTCGCTCGCACGTCACGCCGAGCTCATCGACCTCATCGAGGCGGGCGACGCGGAGGCCGCTGCCGCGCTCGCGCAGGAGACCTGGAGCAGCCTTTTCCCCGGTGAGAACCCTGATGACGAGGGCTCACGAACCCCCCATTGA
- a CDS encoding alpha/beta fold hydrolase translates to MSTTPQTIVLVHGAFAESASWNGVIPRLQQAGHRVIAVANPLRGLASDAAYVRSLLESIDGDVVVAGHSYGGSVASEATAGLPNVSALVFVASFLLEPGESTGELAGRFPGNLLGTALAPVPYRTGETSGDDLYIVDEKFNEIFAGDVDGETAALMAATQRPIAAQALADTATQAAWTDTPSWSVIATQDLAVPLEASRFMAERAGATAVEIDASHAITVSQPEAVAEVILEAARSTVRSAVR, encoded by the coding sequence ATGAGCACCACCCCCCAGACGATCGTCCTCGTGCACGGAGCCTTCGCCGAGTCCGCGAGCTGGAACGGGGTCATCCCGCGCCTGCAGCAGGCGGGCCACCGCGTGATCGCCGTCGCCAACCCGCTGCGCGGCCTCGCATCCGACGCCGCGTACGTGCGCAGCCTCCTCGAGAGCATCGACGGCGACGTCGTCGTGGCTGGGCACTCCTACGGCGGGAGCGTCGCATCCGAGGCCACCGCCGGCCTGCCGAACGTCTCCGCCCTCGTGTTCGTCGCGAGCTTCCTGCTCGAGCCCGGCGAGAGCACGGGCGAGCTCGCCGGCCGGTTCCCGGGCAACCTGCTCGGCACCGCCCTCGCGCCCGTGCCGTACCGCACGGGCGAGACCTCGGGCGACGACCTCTACATCGTCGACGAGAAGTTCAACGAGATCTTCGCGGGCGACGTCGACGGCGAGACCGCGGCCCTCATGGCCGCGACGCAGCGTCCGATCGCGGCTCAGGCCCTCGCCGACACCGCGACGCAGGCCGCCTGGACGGACACCCCCTCGTGGAGCGTCATCGCGACGCAGGACCTCGCGGTGCCGCTCGAGGCGTCGCGCTTCATGGCCGAGCGTGCGGGTGCGACCGCGGTCGAGATCGACGCCTCGCACGCGATCACGGTCTCGCAGCCCGAGGCCGTCGCCGAGGTCATCCTCGAGGCCGCCCGCAGCACCGTGCGCAGCGCCGTCCGGTGA
- a CDS encoding DUF4097 family beta strand repeat-containing protein, translated as MAQEKWLVDGPKVIDLENIRRLKVGLVGGHVDIVGHDEPGVRVEVHSVTGRDLLVKLDGDRLEIDHPQLRWDNWIDAFKNFGSSIKAEVSVLVPRDIGLTLGVVSAEALVAGLETDASLNTVSGDLVADGLTGKLTANSVSGEVTVRDHTGAVGVNTVSGDVIASGTISRFDVDGVSSEVMLDAAGVPDTVHVNTVSGAVTARFEPETPASYTVQTVGGKLQLDAQSISVVKGRYTARHGELDGRWADVRINTVGGDVSILHAVRA; from the coding sequence ATGGCTCAGGAGAAGTGGCTCGTCGACGGCCCGAAGGTGATCGACCTGGAGAACATCCGCCGACTGAAGGTGGGCCTCGTCGGCGGGCACGTCGACATCGTCGGTCACGACGAGCCGGGCGTGCGCGTCGAGGTGCACAGCGTGACCGGCCGCGACCTGCTCGTGAAGCTCGACGGCGACCGCCTCGAGATCGACCACCCGCAGCTGCGCTGGGACAACTGGATCGACGCCTTCAAGAACTTCGGCTCGTCCATCAAGGCCGAGGTGAGCGTGCTCGTGCCGCGCGACATCGGCCTCACCCTCGGCGTCGTCTCGGCCGAGGCGCTCGTGGCGGGGCTCGAGACGGATGCGTCGCTCAACACGGTCTCGGGCGACCTCGTCGCCGACGGCCTCACCGGCAAGCTCACCGCCAACTCGGTGAGCGGCGAGGTCACGGTGCGCGACCACACGGGCGCGGTCGGCGTCAACACGGTCTCGGGCGACGTCATCGCATCCGGCACCATCAGCCGCTTCGACGTCGACGGCGTCTCGAGCGAGGTCATGCTCGACGCGGCGGGGGTGCCCGACACCGTGCACGTCAACACCGTCTCAGGAGCGGTCACCGCCCGCTTCGAGCCCGAGACGCCCGCGAGCTACACGGTGCAGACCGTCGGCGGCAAGCTGCAGCTCGACGCGCAGAGCATCAGCGTCGTCAAGGGCCGCTACACCGCCCGCCACGGCGAGCTCGACGGCCGCTGGGCCGACGTGCGCATCAACACGGTCGGCGGCGACGTGAGCATCCTGCACGCGGTGCGCGCATGA
- a CDS encoding PLP-dependent aminotransferase family protein, translating into MNTLSARALALLMVDWRRSGGPAYQALADRIRLLVLDGRIPLGTRLPAERELATHLGLSRTTVSAAYAELRDTGYLESVRGSGSTARLPQDASIDLDLLADAPLDFSKASLPALPAVAEAATAAAARLPSFLSDSGFDPFGLLVLRRAIADRYTERGVPTDPEQLMITVGAQSAIHLVARTLLGRGDRAIVESPGYPHAFDALKAAGARLVPVAVTTDEGWDELGLEQAFQRTSPTLAYLMPEFQNPTGRTMDAATRAKVLELAAREGTTLVIDETMTGLGLDGQPRPAPFPVAPNVVVIGSVGKSIWGGLRLGWIRAERDLIQRLARVRFASDLGTPVLDQLVVAELVPDYEQILAGRRAYLRQGRDHLAKRIRQQLPEWRMPHVEGGIVAWVNIGAPVSSQLALAARTEGLVIGAGPRFGLDGVFERFLRIPFGMPADQLDRGVDALAAAWNSVTRRGLRLDDANLAHVV; encoded by the coding sequence ATGAACACGCTGTCGGCCCGCGCATTGGCCTTGCTCATGGTGGATTGGCGCCGCTCCGGCGGGCCGGCCTACCAGGCGCTCGCCGACCGCATCCGGCTCCTCGTGCTCGACGGCCGCATCCCGCTCGGCACCCGCCTGCCCGCCGAACGCGAGCTCGCGACCCACCTCGGCCTCAGCCGCACGACCGTGTCGGCCGCCTACGCCGAGCTGCGCGACACCGGCTACCTCGAGAGCGTGCGCGGCTCGGGCAGCACCGCGCGCCTGCCGCAGGACGCGTCGATCGACCTCGACCTGCTCGCGGATGCGCCCCTCGACTTCTCGAAGGCGTCGCTGCCCGCGCTCCCCGCCGTCGCGGAGGCCGCGACCGCCGCTGCCGCGCGACTCCCGAGCTTCCTGAGCGACAGCGGCTTCGACCCCTTCGGTCTGCTCGTGCTGCGCCGCGCCATCGCCGACCGCTACACCGAGCGCGGCGTGCCCACCGACCCCGAGCAGCTCATGATCACGGTCGGCGCGCAGTCGGCCATCCACCTCGTCGCGCGCACCCTGCTCGGCCGCGGCGACCGCGCGATCGTCGAGTCGCCCGGCTACCCGCACGCCTTCGACGCCCTCAAGGCCGCCGGCGCGCGGCTCGTGCCGGTCGCCGTCACGACCGACGAGGGCTGGGACGAGCTCGGCCTCGAGCAGGCCTTCCAGCGCACGAGCCCCACGCTCGCCTACCTCATGCCCGAGTTCCAGAACCCCACGGGCCGCACGATGGATGCCGCGACGCGCGCCAAGGTGCTCGAGCTCGCGGCGCGCGAGGGCACGACGCTCGTCATCGACGAGACGATGACGGGGCTCGGCCTCGACGGTCAGCCGCGCCCCGCTCCCTTCCCCGTCGCGCCGAACGTCGTCGTCATCGGCTCGGTCGGCAAGTCGATCTGGGGCGGCCTCCGCCTCGGCTGGATCCGCGCCGAGCGCGACCTCATCCAGCGTCTCGCGCGCGTGCGCTTCGCGAGCGACCTCGGCACGCCCGTGCTCGACCAGCTCGTCGTCGCCGAGCTCGTGCCCGACTACGAGCAGATCCTCGCCGGACGCCGCGCCTACCTGCGCCAGGGTCGCGACCACCTCGCGAAGCGCATCCGTCAGCAACTGCCGGAGTGGCGGATGCCGCACGTCGAGGGCGGGATCGTCGCGTGGGTCAACATCGGCGCGCCCGTGAGCTCGCAGCTCGCGCTCGCCGCCCGCACCGAGGGCCTCGTGATCGGCGCCGGCCCCCGCTTCGGGCTCGACGGCGTCTTCGAGCGCTTCCTGCGCATCCCGTTCGGCATGCCTGCCGACCAGCTCGACCGCGGTGTCGACGCGCTCGCGGCGGCGTGGAACTCGGTCACGCGCCGCGGTCTGCGCCTCGACGACGCCAACCTCGCCCACGTCGTCTGA
- a CDS encoding PadR family transcriptional regulator, with translation MTPPVFAHGHLRLYLLSLLDERPQHGYELIQSLGDRFGGTYVPSAGTIYPRLAKLQEEGLVTKESDGRRTVYAITDAGRAELASRQDELAEIETDVTDSVRRLADEVRSSVNDAMRSLKADLASAAREARTDTSHGIRSAEAIPEAAQDRDARAASRAAMHEAEAALASFRADLRSELRTQFAAGTLGTDGPELLVRRLDEVRREVTAALRAR, from the coding sequence ATGACGCCGCCCGTCTTCGCCCACGGCCACCTGCGCCTCTACCTGCTGAGCCTGCTCGACGAGCGCCCGCAGCACGGCTACGAGCTCATCCAGTCGCTCGGCGACCGCTTCGGCGGCACCTACGTGCCGAGCGCCGGCACCATCTACCCGCGGCTCGCGAAGCTGCAGGAGGAGGGGCTCGTCACGAAGGAGTCCGACGGCCGCCGCACGGTCTACGCGATCACGGATGCCGGCCGCGCCGAACTCGCGTCGCGTCAGGACGAGCTCGCGGAGATCGAAACGGACGTCACCGACTCGGTGCGCCGGCTCGCCGACGAGGTGCGCAGCTCGGTGAACGACGCGATGCGCTCGCTCAAGGCCGACCTGGCCTCCGCGGCTCGGGAGGCGCGCACCGACACGAGCCACGGCATCCGCAGCGCCGAGGCGATCCCCGAGGCGGCGCAGGATCGCGACGCCCGCGCCGCATCCCGTGCCGCGATGCACGAGGCCGAGGCCGCGCTCGCGAGCTTCCGCGCCGACCTCCGCTCCGAATTGCGCACGCAGTTCGCCGCCGGAACGCTCGGCACCGACGGGCCGGAGCTGCTCGTCCGCCGGCTCGACGAGGTGCGTCGCGAGGTGACGGCGGCGTTGCGCGCGCGGTGA
- a CDS encoding TipAS antibiotic-recognition domain-containing protein, translated as MERTIQEVARLTGVTSRTLRHYDDVGLVRPSSVGAGGIRRYDADALVRLQRVLLLRELGLGLPAIARVLEGQTDDAHALLAHREWLRQEQDRLARQLASVEATIEALEGGEEPMAENMFDGFDHTQYKDEVEQRWGRDAYAKSDAWWRGMSDAERGDWQARSAQLGADWIAAAESGIAPESDEAQELARRHVEWLAGIPGTPGADREYVVGLGELYVADPRFGANYGGEQGAAFVRDALRVYADAHL; from the coding sequence GTGGAACGCACGATCCAGGAAGTCGCCCGGCTCACGGGCGTCACGAGCCGCACGCTGCGGCACTACGACGACGTCGGGCTCGTGCGACCGAGCAGCGTCGGCGCCGGCGGCATCCGCCGCTACGACGCGGATGCGCTCGTGCGCCTGCAGCGCGTACTGCTGCTGCGCGAGCTCGGGCTCGGCCTCCCCGCGATCGCCCGCGTGCTCGAGGGGCAGACGGATGACGCCCACGCGCTGCTCGCACACCGCGAGTGGCTGCGTCAGGAGCAGGACCGCCTCGCCCGCCAGCTGGCGAGCGTCGAGGCGACCATCGAGGCACTGGAGGGAGGTGAGGAACCGATGGCAGAGAACATGTTCGACGGCTTCGACCACACGCAGTACAAGGACGAGGTCGAGCAGCGCTGGGGCAGGGACGCGTACGCGAAGTCCGACGCCTGGTGGCGCGGCATGAGCGACGCCGAGCGCGGCGACTGGCAGGCGCGGAGCGCGCAGCTCGGAGCCGACTGGATCGCCGCGGCCGAGTCCGGCATCGCGCCGGAGTCCGACGAGGCGCAGGAGCTCGCCCGCCGCCATGTCGAGTGGCTGGCCGGCATCCCGGGCACCCCGGGCGCCGACAGGGAGTACGTCGTGGGACTCGGCGAGCTGTACGTCGCCGACCCGCGCTTCGGCGCGAACTACGGCGGCGAGCAGGGCGCGGCGTTCGTGCGCGACGCGCTGCGCGTCTACGCGGATGCCCACCTGTAG
- a CDS encoding YitT family protein has protein sequence MTATLLWTRRIAQLLVGLFLYGVAIAAMVRAGIGVGPWDVLTQGIVAQTGIGFGIVVVAVGAVVLLLWIPIRQKPGIGTVLNILLIGPAADIGLAVIPQQHEWWMQGLVFAGGLVMLAIATGLYVGARFGPGPRDGLMTGIHARWGWPIWAVRTGIEVTVLAVGWLLGGQVGIGTVAFALLIGPLVGLTLPFFHVPEAPRPRPVADAAPAGEVIA, from the coding sequence GTGACCGCCACCCTGCTCTGGACCCGCCGCATCGCGCAGCTGCTCGTCGGCCTCTTCCTCTACGGCGTGGCGATCGCCGCCATGGTGCGCGCGGGCATCGGCGTGGGCCCGTGGGACGTGCTCACGCAGGGCATCGTGGCGCAGACCGGCATCGGGTTCGGCATCGTCGTCGTCGCGGTCGGCGCCGTCGTGCTGCTGCTGTGGATCCCCATCCGCCAGAAGCCCGGCATCGGCACGGTGCTCAACATCCTGCTCATCGGCCCGGCGGCCGACATCGGACTCGCCGTCATCCCGCAGCAGCACGAGTGGTGGATGCAGGGCCTCGTCTTCGCGGGCGGTCTCGTGATGCTCGCGATCGCGACGGGCCTCTACGTCGGTGCGCGCTTCGGCCCCGGCCCGCGCGACGGGCTCATGACCGGCATCCACGCCCGCTGGGGTTGGCCCATCTGGGCCGTGCGCACGGGCATCGAGGTCACCGTGCTCGCCGTCGGGTGGCTGCTCGGCGGCCAGGTCGGCATCGGCACCGTGGCCTTCGCCCTCCTCATCGGCCCCCTCGTCGGCCTGACGCTCCCGTTCTTCCACGTGCCCGAGGCACCCCGCCCCCGTCCCGTGGCGGACGCCGCACCCGCAGGGGAGGTGATCGCATGA
- a CDS encoding APC family permease: protein MTPEGETAPPEPPRSAKNWLIGDPLPTEKLDGQLLPKHLALPIFASDPLSSVAYAPQELLMILLLGGSSLVLLGPWVAACVVLLLVVVVASYRQLIRAYPSGGGDYEVASRNLGERAGVVVAAALLVDYILTVAVSVASGVDNIISAIPSLNPWRVELAVGFVVLLAAINLRGVREASKAFAVPTYLFVVSIAVMVVTAIVRMLLGDAPIAESAGYEVRAHELTQAAFVLLLLRSFASGCAALTGVEAISNGVPAFRRPKIRNAQRTLVAMGAIAIVLFSGLTAVALFTGVQYSENPCDLIGWEECATDPQRSLIAQVASATFGDNSVLFFVVQAATAAVLLLAANTAFNGFPLLGSVLAKDGYAPKALATRGDRLIYSNGVIALAAVAIVLLVGAQANVTVLIQLYIIGVFISFTLGQIGMVRHWMRVLRERSEAAGPVWRGLAINALGALMTASVLVIVTVTKFTHGAWIVFVVMLVLITLMIGVNRYYRDVDREIAADATTVFGASGDHAIVLVGRMSKPVLKALDYAIAARHASIEAVHASIDDEASEELERRWAEFDIRVPLRIIASPYRDISMPLISYIKRHREEHGPEVVTVYLPEYIVGHWWENALHNHKARRIRHKLLLVHGVVVALVPWLLDSSDLVYGRRSRPLPGQDRRGEPIRPPVRAPQRAAKPPRR, encoded by the coding sequence GTGACCCCTGAGGGCGAGACCGCCCCACCCGAACCGCCGAGGTCCGCCAAGAACTGGCTCATCGGCGACCCGCTCCCCACCGAGAAGCTCGACGGGCAGCTGCTGCCCAAGCACCTCGCGCTCCCGATCTTCGCGAGCGACCCGCTCTCCTCCGTGGCGTACGCCCCGCAGGAACTGCTCATGATCCTGCTGCTCGGGGGCTCGAGCCTCGTGCTGCTCGGCCCCTGGGTCGCGGCGTGCGTCGTGCTCCTGCTCGTCGTGGTCGTCGCGTCGTACCGGCAGCTCATCAGGGCCTACCCGTCGGGCGGCGGCGACTACGAGGTGGCCTCGCGCAACCTCGGCGAGCGCGCCGGGGTCGTCGTGGCCGCCGCGCTGCTCGTGGACTACATCCTCACGGTCGCCGTCTCGGTCGCCTCGGGCGTCGACAACATCATCTCGGCGATCCCGTCGCTCAACCCGTGGCGCGTGGAGCTCGCCGTGGGATTCGTCGTGCTGCTCGCGGCGATCAACCTGCGCGGCGTGCGCGAGGCCTCGAAGGCCTTCGCCGTGCCGACCTACCTCTTCGTCGTCTCGATCGCCGTCATGGTCGTCACGGCGATCGTGCGGATGCTCCTCGGCGACGCCCCCATCGCCGAGAGCGCCGGCTACGAGGTGCGCGCGCACGAGCTCACGCAGGCGGCGTTCGTGCTGCTCCTGCTGCGCTCGTTCGCGAGCGGATGCGCCGCTCTCACGGGTGTCGAGGCGATCTCGAACGGCGTGCCCGCCTTCCGGCGCCCCAAGATCCGCAACGCGCAGCGGACGCTCGTGGCGATGGGCGCGATCGCGATCGTGCTGTTCTCCGGGCTCACGGCCGTCGCGCTGTTCACGGGCGTGCAGTACTCCGAGAACCCCTGCGACCTCATCGGATGGGAGGAATGCGCGACCGACCCGCAGCGCAGCCTCATCGCCCAGGTCGCATCCGCGACGTTCGGCGACAACAGCGTGCTGTTCTTCGTCGTGCAGGCCGCGACGGCGGCCGTGCTGCTGCTCGCCGCCAACACGGCCTTCAACGGCTTCCCGCTGCTCGGCTCGGTGCTTGCGAAGGACGGCTACGCGCCGAAAGCCCTCGCGACACGCGGCGACCGCCTCATCTACTCCAACGGCGTCATCGCGCTCGCGGCCGTCGCGATCGTGCTGCTCGTCGGGGCGCAGGCGAACGTCACCGTGCTCATCCAGCTGTACATCATCGGCGTGTTCATCTCGTTCACGCTCGGCCAGATCGGCATGGTGCGGCACTGGATGCGCGTGCTGCGCGAGCGCTCGGAGGCTGCCGGCCCGGTGTGGCGCGGTCTCGCGATCAACGCCCTCGGTGCACTCATGACGGCATCCGTGCTCGTCATCGTGACGGTCACCAAGTTCACGCACGGTGCGTGGATCGTGTTCGTCGTGATGCTCGTGCTCATCACGCTCATGATCGGCGTCAACCGCTACTACCGGGATGTCGACCGCGAGATCGCCGCCGACGCGACGACCGTCTTCGGCGCATCCGGCGACCACGCGATCGTGCTCGTCGGACGGATGTCGAAGCCCGTGCTCAAGGCCCTCGACTACGCGATCGCGGCGCGGCACGCGTCGATCGAGGCCGTGCACGCGTCGATCGACGACGAGGCGAGCGAGGAGCTCGAGCGGCGGTGGGCGGAGTTCGACATCCGAGTCCCCCTGCGCATCATCGCGTCGCCGTACCGCGACATCTCGATGCCGCTCATCTCCTACATCAAGCGCCACCGCGAGGAGCACGGGCCCGAGGTCGTGACCGTCTACCTGCCCGAGTACATCGTGGGCCACTGGTGGGAAAACGCGCTGCACAACCACAAGGCACGCCGCATCCGGCACAAGCTGCTGCTCGTGCACGGCGTCGTGGTCGCCCTCGTGCCGTGGCTGCTCGACTCGTCCGACCTCGTCTACGGACGACGCTCGCGGCCGCTCCCCGGTCAGGATCGCCGCGGCGAGCCCATCCGCCCGCCCGTGCGGGCGCCGCAGCGCGCAGCGAAGCCCCCGCGGCGTTGA